Part of the Planctomycetota bacterium genome, TGCCGTTCGCCTTGTCGACCAGATCTTTTTCAATGCGGCTCGCGCCCACCGCTGTTCCCTGCGCCAGCAGGAAGGTGTAGGCCATCGCGCCGCCGACGATGATCAGATCGACTTTGCCGATCAGGTTCTCCAGCGTCGGCAACTTGTCGCTGACCTTGGCGCCGCCCAAAATCGCGACGAAGGGCTTGCGCGCCTTCTCCAGCGTCTCGCCCAGGAATTTCAACTCCTTGGCCAGCAAGAGCCCGGCCACGCAGGGCTTGGGCTTCATCGCCAGCGGAAGGGCCAGCATGCTCGCGTCGTTGCGATGGCTGGCGCCGAAGGCGTCATTGCAATAGGCATCCGCATAGGGGGCGATCGCCGCGGCAAAGGCCTGGTCCCCCTTCTTCTCCCCCTTCTCGAAGCGCAGATTCTCCAGCAGCAGCACTTCGCCGCTCTTGAGCGACTTGGCCTCGGCCTGAGCCTGGCTGGGCAATCCTCCGGCCAGATGCACCTTGGTGGCCTTGCCCTTGAGCAGGTCGCCCAGCCGAACGGCCACCGCCGACATGCTGAAGGCGGGCTCGATTCCCTTGCCTTCGGGGCGGCCAAGATGGCTGGCCACGATCACGCTTCCGCCCCGCTTCAGCACGCTTTCAATGGTCGGCAGCGTGGCCCGGATCCGGCGGTCGTCGCTGATGGAGCCATCCTCATTCTGGGGCACGTTGAAATCGGCGCGGATGAAGATCTTCTTGCCGCGGACGTCGAGTTGGTCGATGGTTTTCTTGGGCACAATGTTCTCCAAGCGAAGATGATAGAAAGTCCTCCCGAACCTCGATGCAACACCACGCCATTGTGATCGCAGGCGCCACGGCTTCGGGCAAAAGTGCCCTGGCCCTGTGGCTGGCGCTCCATGTGCCGGGCGGCGGCGA contains:
- a CDS encoding phosphoglycerate kinase, coding for MPKKTIDQLDVRGKKIFIRADFNVPQNEDGSISDDRRIRATLPTIESVLKRGGSVIVASHLGRPEGKGIEPAFSMSAVAVRLGDLLKGKATKVHLAGGLPSQAQAEAKSLKSGEVLLLENLRFEKGEKKGDQAFAAAIAPYADAYCNDAFGASHRNDASMLALPLAMKPKPCVAGLLLAKELKFLGETLEKARKPFVAILGGAKVSDKLPTLENLIGKVDLIIVGGAMAYTFLLAQGTAVGASRIEKDLVDKANGILQLAQSRGTRVLLPVDHVCGREFKAGTETKISSGSIPEGWMGLDVGPQSEKLFAGEITKAKTVVWNGPMGVFEMAPFDHGTRAVADAVIQATKSGATTIAGGGDTAAALELAGLSGGLSHVSTGGGASLEMLEGKRFESLVPIEEA